CGACCGCGAACTCGAGCGACTGCTCAGACGCATGATCGAACCGGCTGTGATATGGCGGGGAATGCGCGAAGGGGTGATGGCCGCGGCAGCGGAAGAGGCCGCGTACTGGACGGGCGAGCACGCCGATCTTTCACCACGTGCCCCCTATGTGCCAGTTCGGCTCGTGGAAGCAGAACGCCGTCACGCCTGTCCGTGTCCGTCTGACGCCCACGAGATCTCTACTAGAGGTCCGTAACCTTCTGAATGAAACTATGATGTAGGCCACGTCCCGGTCTCCAGGAGAGGGAGAGCCGAGGGAGCGGCGCGGTCGAGCGTTGGCCGGGGCCGTGTGCAAGGGGGTATACATGCCCGAAGGGCAGACGGTGTCTGCGGCGTCGCGGAAGGTTGCAGAGCTGGTCCGTGCCTTCTCGTCCGGAATTTCTGAGCGGGAACTGGTCGTCGAGGCCAAGAGGCAGTTCGGCACACTGCCGGAGCAGCGGTTAGTCAGGCTGGTCGCCGAGGCGGTCCGCGGAGGTCTGCTGATCGCTTCGGGGGGCCTTCTCCTGCCTGTTGCTCCGCAGGAACTGGTGCGCCCGGCACAGGTGGCGTCCGAACGGCGCCAGCCAGGCGCTGAGTCCGCTGTTGCTGCACGGTTGGACGAGACGTCCGTGCTGCGGACCGTCGCGCTCGACGTCGAAAGCGTCGTGCGGACGACGGCGACCGCTCCCTACTTGGAGCGGCACGTTTACGAGGCGGCAGCGGTCAGGTTCGGCGCCGATCGTGAATGGGTCGCTGCGGCGCCCCGCTGGCGGCGGTACCTCAGGTTCCCTGGTGACACTGAGGAGTTGCGTGACGGCAGCGTGCGGGACGCTGTGCTTGGCCAGGGGGTATCCCAGCAACAGGCGTGGACGGAGCTGCGTGACTTCCTGTCGGACGCCGATGTCGTGGTCGCCTATAACGGTACTAAACTGCACTTTCCCGTCGTCTGTGAAGCGGCGAAGGAGGCCGGTACCAGCGATCCGCTCTCCGCCGTGCGCCCCGTCGATGCCCTGTACCTCGCGCACGCCATGTGGCCGACAGCCCCGTCCCACCGACTTCAGGACCTGGCGATCCAGCTCGACGTGTCCCGTTCGGGCCTGCGTGCCCATACTGCGGACAGTGACGCGCTCTTGCTGGTGCGCCTCCTCGAGCGGGCCGCCGCCGAGTTCGCCTGCAGGACGGCCGAATTACGCGGTCTCATCACCGACGTCTGCCCCGACTCCGACGCGTGGCGACTGCTGCGGGAACTGGCCGAGGGCGAGGATGCCAATGATCGAGAGCCGCAAGTGTGGGAGCACGCACACGTGACCCGCCTGTTGGGTGCCGAGTTCGGGCAGCACACGCCGCGTCGAACCCCTGGCGGAAGAGCACCGGGCAAGGGCGCCGTGGACGTGCCGGACGTCTTGCGGGGCGCCGACGGACGGGTCGAGCCGACCGCTCTCGCCCGGGTCGTGCACGGCGCCCGCGTTGAACCCCGGCCCGCCCAGCAGGAGATGACGGCGACGCTGCACGACTGGACCGACCGCGGCGTCGGCGGCCTGCTGGAAGCGCCCACCGGCACCGGAAAGAGCTATGCCGTACTTGCCGCCGCGCTGGACTGGCTCGCCGGTGGCGACAGCCGTACCGCTGTCATTGCCACGTACACCAAACAGTTGCAGAGCCAGATGGCGAAGGACGTCCAGGACCTGGAGCGGGCCCTGCCAGGCATCCTCGGGGTCGCCGACCTGGTCAAGGGCAAGTCCAACCGGCTCTCTCTCGCAGCCCTGACGAAGACCCTCGCCGAGGCCACGCGTCGGCGCCGCTCCGCGGGCACCGCCCGCGCCCGCTTCTCCCAGCGGATCCGGTTCCGCGAACTCGCCGTCTTCCTCGCGCTGCGCCTGCTCGCGGCGAAGGAGCCCCCCCAGTCCTGGACGGCCAGGTCGGTCGACCCGGTGGACCTGCCCGCCTTCTTCATCGACTACATCGGGCGCGGCCTGCCGCTCTGGCTGGAGTCGCTGTCCCAGCGCGACGGTGACTATGGACCCGCCGCAGGCAATCCGCTCACTGTGCACACCGACACCGTCCGGGAGTCGATCGACAGCCACCGCCTCATCCTCGCCAACCATGCACTCGTTCTCTCCCACTTGGACGACCTGCGTGCCGTCGGACCTGAGGTGCTCCTCGTGATCGACGAGGCGCATGAGCTGGAGAGCGCCGCCACGTCCGCGCTGACCGTGACCGTCAACTACCAGGACCTGGAAGCTTTGCTGCCGGAGTACCAGGCATGGATCGCGGACGCGCACCCGGGCACCGCCAAGGAGCAGGCCGCCGCAGCGATTGCAGACCTCGAACGACTGCTCGATGATGAACGCCTTCCTCGGCTGGCGGCGCATGCCCTCGACGCCCAGGCCAAGGGCGTGGGCGTACGCATCGGCAGCCGGGCGACCACGCTCGCCAGCCCCTACGTCGGCACCTCCGGCACCCGGCACACCCGGCGGCTGTCGGTGGTGCTGGAGAGCATCGCCAAGGCGCTCGTGTTTTGTCGCATCACGCTGGAGCGGTACGTGGTCCAGCACGCTGCCGGAATCGATCCCCTGGTACGCGAGCGCCTGACCGCGCTCGCGGAGCACACCGAATCACTCACTACGGCCCTCGACCGGATCACGGCCGACATCCGCGCCTTTCTCGACCCCGCCCTCACTCTGGACGAGGCTCCGCCTTCGCGCGTCATACATCTGGAGGAAGTGGACGAACCCAAGGCGGAACTGCGGTCCTACCGCTTCCGTGTCGCCACCAGTCCCGTCGATCTGCCCGCAGACCCGGAGTGGCGGCGCTACCTGGAGTCCTTCGACCGTGTCTACTACGTCTCCGCGACCCTGCGTGTCGCCGGGGAATGGGATTTCATGCGGACCCGACTCGGGTTGCCCGACGATCTGCCGACTCTGTCCCTGCCTTCCCCGTTCGCCCTGCGCAGCCAGGCCGAGGTCGTGTGCTTCTCCGACTTCCCCTCCTGGGCGGAGCAGGAGGAGGGCGCCCTGCGGACCGTCGCCCACCACGTCGCCGGATTCGCCACCGAAATGACACGTGGACGCGCCGACGGCAACGGCTTTGATGGCGGCGGCGTGATCCTCACGACCGCTCGCTCGACCGCCGCGGGCATCGGCTTCCACCTCGTGCAGGAGCTGCGCTCCCGCGCCCTCGACACCCCGGTCGTCGAGGCGCTCACTCTCGGCAACGGCCGGGCCTATCAGGCCTTCACCGATCGACGGGATGGCGGAGGGTTTCTCGTCGGCACCAAGGGACTCTGGCAGGGGGTCGACGTCTCCGACGCCGAGCGGCTGCGTCTGGTGTGGATCAACAAACTGCCCTTCGCACCGTTCCCCGCTCCGATCGTGGAGGCCCGGCGCGCGGCGGTTGCCGAACGCGCCGAGCAGGCTGGCCACCCCGATCCGGAAGGTGCCGCCACCGAGCACTACTACCTGCCGCTCGCCGCGCTTCAGCTGCGTCAGGCGGTGGGCCGGCTCATCCGCTCCGACCGCCACCGTGGCGTCGTCGTCATCAGCGACCGCAAGCTTGCGGGAGCAAGCAGCCTGCGTCGCTCCTACCGGCGTGCCTTCCTCGGCAGCCTCGATGACGGACTTCAGCGCCCCGACCCGGAAACCGGCGACATCGGCGGTGGCAACGTCGCCACCATGGCCGAAGGATGGCGTCGCATCTGGGAGTTCATGGCGGCCCACAACCTCCTGGACCCCACCCGGGCTGCGGAGCTGTGTACCGACGAAGCCCTCGAACGACAGACCCTCCTACCACACACCAGGCGCATCCGTGAACTGGCCCTGACCACCGAGGAGACTCAAAAGCTGCGGGAACAGGGCCTGCTCGTGGAGGAGATCAAGGACCGCTGCGCCCGCATCGGAGGATTGCTGCGGCTCGTCGACGAACCCGTGGCCCTCAAGCCGGCCCAGCAGGCCGTCATCGCCGCCGTGACCGAGGGGCGCAACGTACTCGGACTGCTTCCCACAGGCTTCGGCAAGAGCTTCACCTTCCAACTGCCTGCGCTGGTCCTGCCCGGCGTCACCGTGGTCGTCAGCCCGCTCGTCGCTCTCATGCACGACCAGGCACTCGAACTGAACCGGTCCATCGGTGGCGCGGTCCGCGCACTCATCTCCCCGCTGCGCGAGTCCAGCAGCAGGGCTGGCAAGACAGAAGTGACGGACCAGCTCCTCGGTCGGGCCGACCACGGTATCCGCCTGGTCTACGTCAGCCCGGAACGCCTGTGCCAGCGGCGCTTCCGGGAGACCGTCCGCGCGGCCGCGGCGGCGGGCCGGGTGACCCGGATCGCCGTGGACGAGGCACATACCCTCCCGCAATGGGAGGACTTTCGGCCCAGCATGCGCCGGGTCAGCAGGTTCCTGGACGAGCTGCGCCGGGACCACGGGGTGGCGGTCACCGCGGTGACCGCCACCGCTAACAGGGCCGTCCACGAGGCGCTGCGCGAAGGACTGTTCGGTCTGCCCGCCGAGGTCCCTGAGCCCGCCTCGGCCGAGGCGACCGCCGAAGCAGAGCATCCCGGAGTCGTCGGTGGGCTTTTGACGGTGCGCGAGAACCCGATCAGGCCCGAACTCGCCGTCTTCCGCCGCTCCCTCGACCGACTCGGACAGGGAGGTGTGGCGGGGCTGGTCGAGCGCGTCGTCGACGCGCTCGACGGTCACGCCATCTTCTACTGCCTCACCGTCAAGGAGGTCAACACCCTCTACACCCACCTGCGCGAGTACGTGGGTGACGCTGGCGTCCGCGTGCTGCGGTTCCACGGCCGTCTGACGGAGGCGGAGAAGGCGGCCGTCATGACCGAGTTCCGGGAGGCGCCCCGGGGAGGCGACGACGGCTTCGTCCCGGTCGTGGTGGTGGCCACCTCCGCGTTCGGGCTCGGTGTCAACCGGCCCGACGTACGCACCGTGATGTGCGTGTCGCCGCCTACCGACCTGGCCGCGCTCTACCAGCAGTTGGGTCGGGCGGGACGGGACGGCGCGGGCCGGGGGACGGCCGGCGACGGCCCCGTCAACAGCGGTCTCGCCCTCGCGACGAGCCGGGGCCTGCGCATGGTCCGTTTCATGACGGGCCAGGAACTGCCCGCGTCGCTGCTCCGGCGCATGGGCAACCTTGTCCTCGCCCAGCGGGACGGCACGCTCGATCCGGTACGGCTGGCCGACCTGCTTATGGCCGAGGACGCCGCGAGCGGTGCGCTGAGCGAGGCTGAGCTGGACGACCGGCACACCCAGGAGCGCTACCAGGGCGGCATCATGCGGGCATTCAGCGCGCTCGCCGACCTCGACGCCGTCGAGGACCTCGGCGACCACCCACCGTTCTGCGCGGTCACACCCGGCGACCTCCGACCGGCCGGTCACGGCGCAGGACAGACGCCTACCACTGCAGCGGAGCGCGACGAGGAAGCGGCCGGGTCCGTGCGGCTGGAGCAGACCGTCATCGACACCGCCCTGTCCTGGGACACCCCACGACAGGTCGACGTCCGAGCTCTCGACGGGGAACTCGCCGACCGGTGCCCCGACTACCGCTCGGTCGCCGATGGACCGTCGGCGACCTGGGAACTGCTCGCCGACCTCCACGACCGTGGGCTCCTG
The Streptomyces tirandamycinicus DNA segment above includes these coding regions:
- a CDS encoding DEAD/DEAH box helicase, with product MPEGQTVSAASRKVAELVRAFSSGISERELVVEAKRQFGTLPEQRLVRLVAEAVRGGLLIASGGLLLPVAPQELVRPAQVASERRQPGAESAVAARLDETSVLRTVALDVESVVRTTATAPYLERHVYEAAAVRFGADREWVAAAPRWRRYLRFPGDTEELRDGSVRDAVLGQGVSQQQAWTELRDFLSDADVVVAYNGTKLHFPVVCEAAKEAGTSDPLSAVRPVDALYLAHAMWPTAPSHRLQDLAIQLDVSRSGLRAHTADSDALLLVRLLERAAAEFACRTAELRGLITDVCPDSDAWRLLRELAEGEDANDREPQVWEHAHVTRLLGAEFGQHTPRRTPGGRAPGKGAVDVPDVLRGADGRVEPTALARVVHGARVEPRPAQQEMTATLHDWTDRGVGGLLEAPTGTGKSYAVLAAALDWLAGGDSRTAVIATYTKQLQSQMAKDVQDLERALPGILGVADLVKGKSNRLSLAALTKTLAEATRRRRSAGTARARFSQRIRFRELAVFLALRLLAAKEPPQSWTARSVDPVDLPAFFIDYIGRGLPLWLESLSQRDGDYGPAAGNPLTVHTDTVRESIDSHRLILANHALVLSHLDDLRAVGPEVLLVIDEAHELESAATSALTVTVNYQDLEALLPEYQAWIADAHPGTAKEQAAAAIADLERLLDDERLPRLAAHALDAQAKGVGVRIGSRATTLASPYVGTSGTRHTRRLSVVLESIAKALVFCRITLERYVVQHAAGIDPLVRERLTALAEHTESLTTALDRITADIRAFLDPALTLDEAPPSRVIHLEEVDEPKAELRSYRFRVATSPVDLPADPEWRRYLESFDRVYYVSATLRVAGEWDFMRTRLGLPDDLPTLSLPSPFALRSQAEVVCFSDFPSWAEQEEGALRTVAHHVAGFATEMTRGRADGNGFDGGGVILTTARSTAAGIGFHLVQELRSRALDTPVVEALTLGNGRAYQAFTDRRDGGGFLVGTKGLWQGVDVSDAERLRLVWINKLPFAPFPAPIVEARRAAVAERAEQAGHPDPEGAATEHYYLPLAALQLRQAVGRLIRSDRHRGVVVISDRKLAGASSLRRSYRRAFLGSLDDGLQRPDPETGDIGGGNVATMAEGWRRIWEFMAAHNLLDPTRAAELCTDEALERQTLLPHTRRIRELALTTEETQKLREQGLLVEEIKDRCARIGGLLRLVDEPVALKPAQQAVIAAVTEGRNVLGLLPTGFGKSFTFQLPALVLPGVTVVVSPLVALMHDQALELNRSIGGAVRALISPLRESSSRAGKTEVTDQLLGRADHGIRLVYVSPERLCQRRFRETVRAAAAAGRVTRIAVDEAHTLPQWEDFRPSMRRVSRFLDELRRDHGVAVTAVTATANRAVHEALREGLFGLPAEVPEPASAEATAEAEHPGVVGGLLTVRENPIRPELAVFRRSLDRLGQGGVAGLVERVVDALDGHAIFYCLTVKEVNTLYTHLREYVGDAGVRVLRFHGRLTEAEKAAVMTEFREAPRGGDDGFVPVVVVATSAFGLGVNRPDVRTVMCVSPPTDLAALYQQLGRAGRDGAGRGTAGDGPVNSGLALATSRGLRMVRFMTGQELPASLLRRMGNLVLAQRDGTLDPVRLADLLMAEDAASGALSEAELDDRHTQERYQGGIMRAFSALADLDAVEDLGDHPPFCAVTPGDLRPAGHGAGQTPTTAAERDEEAAGSVRLEQTVIDTALSWDTPRQVDVRALDGELADRCPDYRSVADGPSATWELLADLHDRGLLDVSAAPSRRLVTGLTTRTGTLPDGFLPLLGRRGRRAAEELARLRNFFDASTVCAQRVFADYFGVSNLPEGCCTTARCRCSACWDTGRWPVEERRPAVAQAFDSPRPREGGGADTSLRDQRVDLQVHRLLQLQPQGAHPRRLWHALRGDESSYNPRNRKMIPLPKAIRESRHFGGRADLSYTAVGASLTRLAAAGAAVEGPDSLWRAVRPARHMRSRRAGSGPERKDSWA